The Streptomyces tendae genome includes the window GTGGGGCGGAGCCCCGCAGTCCTAACCTGCCCCACGGTCCTGACCTGGCCTGTTCCCCGCTTCCTTGATCACCCCGAGTGGTGCTGTGCTGACTTGTTGTCAGTGCCGCCTGTCAACATGGGCGATTGCGCGGGGAGTTGTTACGAGGGGGAGGCTTGTATGCCTTGGGTACGGCCGTACGTGCGCTCTGATGGGACACCGGTTCGTGGACATTCGCGGTGGGCTCCGGGGGCCAGGCGGGAATTAACGATCTTCGGTGTTGTGGCCTTAGCCGTGGTCGGGCTGGGCAACGGCAACGGCTCCGCAGGGGGTGAGAGGGTTCCGCGGCCGCAGTCGACGGTGCAGTATCCGATCCGGTTCGACGATGTCCCGGCTGCACGGGTGTCTAAGCCTCGTCCTACGGTGTCGTATCCGATCCGGTGGGAGCGGTGACGCGGCGACGGCCGCCGGCGCGGCGGCGTACGAGGCGGCCCAGTCGTAAGCAGCAGCAGCGGGACGCGCAGCTGATCGTCTTCGCCGTGGTGGCGACTGCGGTGATCGGTCTGGTGGTGATGGTGGTCAACTGGCTGCTGGCGCACTGGTGGGTGCTCGTCGTGGTCCTGGTGCTCGCCGTGCTGGCGGGCGTCGGGTGGCTTTACAACCGGCAGCAGCGGGCTCAGTGGGAGGCGGTGCTCGCGCAGGGTCTGCGCTACGGGCTGCCGCAGCTGGACGCGCTGCATCACACCCGGTTCGAGGATGCAGTGCGGGACTTGATGCGGCGGGACGGCTGCCGGGATGCCCAGCGGGTCGGTGGCCGCGGTGACCTGGGCGCGGATGTGAAGGCGACGGATCCGTTCGGTCGGCGCTGGGTGATCCAGTGCAAGCACCGCCGCAACGGCGCCAAGGGCTCTGCGGTGGGTACGCCGGATCTTCAGGTGCTCAATGGGACGGCGCGGCAGGTGCACGGCGCGGACGTCGCGGTGATCGTCACGAACGGACGGGTGAGCGGTCCGGCCGTGGACTTCGCCAAGCAGCAGCGGCTGCACGTCGTCGACCGCCAGACACTCGCGGTGTGGGCGTCGGGCTCGCGTCCGCTGTGGGAGCTGCTGCGGGCGGTGCCGCCCCCGCGTCGCCCAACCTCTTTGAGCTGAAAGACGCGGCTTGTCCGGCCTGTGGGTGGACCTTGGCCTGTCGTTAAGGGGAACCCGGCAATTTTGCCGGGTTCCCCTTTCCCATGCGGGTCCCGGCAAAATTGCCGGGTTCCCCTCAATCCTGGGGGTCGTCCTCCACGATCTCCGCGTCCACGATGTCGTCGGCCGGGACGGTGACCTTCGCGAGGATGCGGCCGACCTTGCGGAGCCGCTTCTGCAGGTGCTCGGCGTCGACGGCCTGCCGTCGCAGGGTGGCGCCCTCGTCCAGTAGGGCCCGGTTCAGCTGCTCCAGCGCTTCCTCCGCGGCGTCGACGGCCGCCACGAGGGGATCGGCGGTCTCCCTGAGCGGTACGGGGGCGGGCCACTCCGTCGCGTCGGCGGGCTTTGCCTGGCCGGGGATGGACGGCTGCGGCGCGTGGTGTTCCTGCCAGTGAAGGGTGACCGCCTGGCGGCGGTGCTGCGGGTCCTTCTCGGTGGCTGCCGTTTCCAGCGCCTTGGCTACACGGGCCGTGATCTGGTGAGCGGCCAGGCGGACGCGCCCGGCTTCGAACGCCTTCCTGAGCATCACGTAGTCGCGGGCGGCCTGCTCGTCCGAGGTGCTGTCGGCATAGTCGAGCATGGCGCGCACGTGGGACGCCGGCGCGGGCTTGCCCAGGGCGTCCTGCACGGCCTTGGCCAGTCGCCATTCCTCCTGCAGTCGCCGTGCTTCGCGCTCGGTCATGCCGTCGTGCTCAGCCGCCAGGTACTGCGGCCAGGTGCGGGACCCGTCGCCGCGGTACAGGCGGCGACGGCGCACGATCTCCAGTGCGCGACCCAGCAGCCACTGGGCGGAGCGGGCGTTGTCGATCGCGCGGTGGCACTCGGCCAGCTCTTCCTGCTCCTCGGCGCTGAGCGGCCCGCTCGCTTCCTCGGGCGTGATGTCCCGCTCCGGCAGAGTGGCGCTCCAGTGCGCGAGCGTGAACGGCTGGTCGCGCAGCCGGACGGGCTCGGCCGGCTCGGCCTTGGCCAGGGCGGTCGTCGTGGAGAACGTCGGGGGGCTCGCAACGGACGGGGCGGTGGTGCGGGTGGCGGCCGTGGCCGCAGCGCCTGCCCTCAGGTCCTTACGCCTCGCCATGCTTGATCAGCCCTTTCGTCTCCATCTCCGTGACCAGTTCGCCGAAGGGGCCGTGCGAGGCGCGTTCCACGCTGAACGCGGTGGCCTGCTTGAACTCGTCGCGGTTCGGGATCATCACGGTGAAGACGTTCCATCCGGCGTCACGCAGCAGCCCGCGGATGTCCTGGGCGGAGCGGACACCGGTGCGTACCCGGTTGAGGAGGACCCACAGAGGTGGGGCCTTGCGGTCGGGGCGTGCGAAGGCGGAGCGGGCGACGATCTCGGCAACGGCGGTGGAGGTGCGCGGCTCGGTGACGCGCTGCCAGTCGGCCATGGACGGCTCCATGTGCACGATGGCCAGGTCCGCGATCTTCAGCACGCTGTCCGCGATGTGCGGATGGTTCTCGGTGTGGCCGACGTCGACAATATCGATTCCGTTCTTCAGCGGCGTCACGTCGGTCGCGAAGGTGGCGGTGGCGTTCTTGTCGATGGGGAAGGGGAAGCCGCCGGCGGCTTCTGACCACTGGGTGAGGTGCTGGGATTCGTCGGCGTCCCAGGCTCGGACGGTATAGCCGACCTCGTGCAGGGCGTGGGCCATCATGCCCGTGTCCGTGGTCTTGCCCATGCTGCGTGGGCTGATGTTGGCGATGAGCACGGCGGGGCTTCTTTCTCCCTCGG containing:
- a CDS encoding restriction endonuclease; the protein is MTRRRPPARRRTRRPSRKQQQRDAQLIVFAVVATAVIGLVVMVVNWLLAHWWVLVVVLVLAVLAGVGWLYNRQQRAQWEAVLAQGLRYGLPQLDALHHTRFEDAVRDLMRRDGCRDAQRVGGRGDLGADVKATDPFGRRWVIQCKHRRNGAKGSAVGTPDLQVLNGTARQVHGADVAVIVTNGRVSGPAVDFAKQQRLHVVDRQTLAVWASGSRPLWELLRAVPPPRRPTSLS
- a CDS encoding ParA family protein; its protein translation is MLIANISPRSMGKTTDTGMMAHALHEVGYTVRAWDADESQHLTQWSEAAGGFPFPIDKNATATFATDVTPLKNGIDIVDVGHTENHPHIADSVLKIADLAIVHMEPSMADWQRVTEPRTSTAVAEIVARSAFARPDRKAPPLWVLLNRVRTGVRSAQDIRGLLRDAGWNVFTVMIPNRDEFKQATAFSVERASHGPFGELVTEMETKGLIKHGEA